A DNA window from Nitrospirota bacterium contains the following coding sequences:
- a CDS encoding TIGR04282 family arsenosugar biosynthesis glycosyltransferase, with the protein MTDKRCVLLFVKLPEKGRVKSRLALYIGEDAALRLYENMVLDVIDMLTRGRFPFRICFTPPEARDQMTGWLGQERDYLPQTGNDLGERMEEAFVRVFSREVEEVLLIGSDIPGLTSEVIEEAFTAFLTNDAVIGPADDGGYYLIGFRKESFEPRIFHDMAWSTRTVFRETVERLHEASVTLHVLPELTDVDTVEDLRTLMSQVKSPSSRSSRTLSYLVRHQNSILK; encoded by the coding sequence ATGACTGACAAGCGTTGTGTTCTTCTCTTTGTCAAGCTGCCGGAAAAGGGCAGGGTGAAGTCCCGGCTTGCACTTTATATCGGTGAAGACGCGGCATTGCGTCTTTATGAGAACATGGTCCTCGATGTGATCGACATGTTGACGAGGGGGCGTTTCCCATTCCGGATCTGCTTCACGCCGCCGGAGGCTCGTGATCAAATGACGGGATGGCTTGGGCAGGAACGTGACTATCTGCCTCAGACCGGCAATGACCTTGGTGAACGGATGGAAGAGGCCTTTGTCCGTGTCTTTTCCCGAGAGGTTGAAGAGGTGCTCCTCATCGGGAGCGATATCCCGGGATTGACCTCCGAGGTTATCGAGGAAGCGTTTACCGCGTTCTTGACGAATGATGCGGTAATCGGTCCGGCAGACGACGGCGGTTATTACTTGATCGGTTTTAGAAAAGAATCATTTGAGCCGCGCATCTTTCATGATATGGCATGGAGCACGCGCACTGTTTTTCGCGAGACCGTGGAGAGACTGCATGAAGCATCAGTAACGCTCCACGTATTGCCGGAATTGACGGATGTCGATACGGTGGAGGACCTGAGGACGCTCATGTCTCAGGTCAAGAGTCCGTCATCGAGATCATCGAGGACCCTCTCCTATCTCGTACGGCATCAGAACAGTATCCTGAAATAG